A stretch of the Streptomyces sp. NBC_00654 genome encodes the following:
- a CDS encoding 2-hydroxyacid dehydrogenase has protein sequence MEILAFGVQSDEKPLIEKAFAGQHEVRCLDVFLNRDTAPIAAGYEIISTSVNADLGGKVLQTLAAGGTQMIAQRSTGFNNIDLDVAERLALRVARVSSYSPYSVAEFAWTLAMAVNRRIIRAASRTRDFDFRLDGLLGRDMRGRTVGVVGTGKIGEAFTRIAHGFGMKLLGWDVAENPACTELGMRYVEKEQLFAEADVISLHVPLLPSTHHLIGKAALAAMKDDAILINSSRGGLIDTTALVGELRAGRFLGVGLDVYEAEAGLFFLDKSLEGVDDDTLARLVTFPNVIVTSHQAYYTEDAVGQIIDATVRNVADYLARRSSENVLVPAPPKS, from the coding sequence GTGGAAATCCTGGCGTTCGGCGTGCAGTCCGATGAGAAGCCCCTGATCGAGAAGGCGTTCGCCGGACAGCACGAGGTCCGCTGCCTGGACGTCTTCCTGAACCGGGACACCGCCCCCATCGCGGCGGGCTACGAGATCATCTCCACCAGCGTCAACGCCGACCTCGGCGGCAAGGTCCTCCAGACCCTCGCCGCGGGCGGCACCCAGATGATCGCCCAGCGCTCCACCGGCTTCAACAACATCGACCTGGACGTCGCCGAGCGTCTCGCCCTGCGCGTCGCCCGGGTCTCCTCCTACTCCCCGTACTCCGTCGCCGAATTCGCCTGGACGCTCGCCATGGCGGTCAACCGGCGCATCATCCGCGCCGCGAGCCGCACCCGGGACTTCGACTTCCGCCTCGACGGGCTGCTCGGCCGGGACATGCGGGGCCGCACCGTCGGCGTGGTCGGCACCGGGAAGATCGGCGAGGCGTTCACCCGGATCGCCCACGGCTTCGGCATGAAGCTGCTGGGCTGGGACGTCGCCGAGAACCCGGCCTGCACCGAACTCGGCATGCGGTACGTGGAGAAGGAGCAGCTGTTCGCCGAGGCCGACGTGATCAGCCTGCACGTACCGCTGCTCCCCTCCACCCACCACCTCATCGGCAAGGCCGCCCTGGCCGCGATGAAGGACGACGCGATCCTCATCAACTCCAGCAGGGGCGGCCTGATCGACACCACCGCCCTGGTCGGTGAGCTGCGCGCGGGCCGCTTCCTGGGTGTCGGACTGGACGTGTACGAGGCCGAGGCCGGGCTCTTCTTCCTGGACAAGTCCCTGGAGGGCGTCGACGACGACACCCTGGCCCGGCTGGTCACCTTCCCCAACGTCATCGTGACCTCGCACCAGGCGTACTACACCGAGGACGCGGTGGGCCAGATCATCGACGCCACCGTACGGAACGTCGCCGACTACCTGGCCCGCCGGAGCAGCGAGAACGTCCTCGTCCCGGCACCGCCGAAGAGCTGA
- a CDS encoding carboxylesterase, whose amino-acid sequence MPVLPGAEPFRHEGGEVGVLLCHGFTGSPQSLRPWADYLAERGLTVSLPLLPGHGTRWEDMAVTGWQDWYAEVDRELRALRERCEQVFVFGLSMGGALTLRLAAKHGDAISGLVLVNPANKVHGLSAYALPVARHLVRTTKGLASDIALEGAEEVGYGRVPLHAAHSVRKFFRLVDAELPQVTQPIVLLHSPQDHVVPPADSARILSRVSSTDVEEILLEQSYHVATLDHDAERIFDESYRFIGRLAPSVGKKGSTSGG is encoded by the coding sequence GTGCCGGTCCTCCCTGGAGCCGAGCCGTTCCGCCACGAGGGCGGAGAGGTCGGCGTCCTCCTCTGTCATGGATTCACCGGATCGCCGCAGTCGCTGCGCCCCTGGGCCGACTATCTGGCCGAGCGCGGGCTGACCGTCTCGCTGCCGCTGCTGCCCGGACACGGCACCCGCTGGGAGGACATGGCGGTCACCGGCTGGCAGGACTGGTACGCAGAGGTGGACCGGGAGCTGCGGGCGCTGCGTGAGCGGTGCGAGCAGGTCTTCGTCTTCGGCCTGTCCATGGGCGGTGCGCTGACCCTGCGGCTGGCGGCGAAGCACGGGGACGCGATCAGCGGTCTGGTGCTCGTGAACCCGGCGAACAAGGTGCACGGCCTCTCGGCGTACGCCCTGCCGGTCGCCCGTCATCTGGTGCGGACGACCAAGGGGCTGGCCAGCGATATCGCGCTGGAGGGCGCCGAGGAGGTCGGCTACGGCCGGGTGCCGCTGCACGCGGCCCATTCGGTGCGGAAGTTCTTCCGGCTGGTCGACGCCGAGCTGCCCCAGGTCACCCAGCCGATCGTGCTGCTGCACAGCCCGCAGGACCATGTCGTGCCGCCCGCCGACTCGGCCCGCATCCTCAGCCGGGTGTCCTCGACGGATGTCGAGGAGATCCTGCTGGAACAGAGCTACCACGTGGCGACGTTGGACCACGATGCGGAGCGGATCTTCGATGAGAGCTACCGGTTCATCGGCCGCCTCGCACCCAGCGTCGGGAAGAAGGGGAGCACATCCGGTGGCTGA
- a CDS encoding class II 3-deoxy-7-phosphoheptulonate synthase — protein MNANTSVAGGHTWRDLPAAQQPEYPDSEALRDVLADLASYPPLVFAGECDQLRARLGAVAKGEAFLLQGGDCAEAFDAVSAEHIRAKLKTLLQMSAVLTYAASVPVVKVGRIAGQYSKPRSKPTETRDGVTLPTYRGDSVNGFAFTEKARIPDPERLKQMYHASASTLNLVRAFTTGGYADLRQVHAWNQDFVRSSPSGQRYEALAREIDNALNFMKACGTDPAEFKAVEFYSSHEGLLLDYESALTRTDSRTGELYDTSGHMVWIGERTRQMDGAHIEFASKIRNPIGVKLGPTTTVDEALGYIDRLDPDREPGRLTFIVRMGADKVRDKLPQLVEKVTASGATVVWVTDPMHGNTFEAASGHKTRRFDDVLDEVKGFFEVHKGLGTHPGGIHVELTGDDVTECVGGGHEIFVDDLHQRYETACDPRLNRSQSLDLAFLVAEMYRDQ, from the coding sequence GTGAACGCCAATACCTCCGTCGCCGGTGGCCACACCTGGCGAGACCTTCCCGCGGCGCAGCAGCCCGAGTACCCCGACTCCGAGGCGCTGCGCGATGTACTCGCGGACCTCGCGTCGTATCCGCCGCTCGTCTTCGCCGGCGAGTGCGACCAACTGCGCGCCCGCCTGGGAGCCGTCGCCAAGGGCGAGGCGTTCCTGCTGCAGGGCGGCGACTGCGCCGAGGCCTTCGACGCCGTGTCCGCCGAGCACATCCGGGCCAAGCTGAAGACGCTGCTCCAGATGAGCGCCGTCCTGACCTACGCGGCCTCCGTGCCCGTGGTGAAGGTGGGCCGGATCGCGGGCCAGTACTCCAAGCCGCGCTCCAAGCCGACCGAGACCCGCGACGGGGTGACGCTGCCGACCTACCGGGGCGACTCCGTCAACGGCTTCGCCTTCACCGAGAAGGCCCGGATCCCGGACCCGGAACGGCTGAAGCAGATGTACCACGCATCCGCTTCCACGTTGAACCTGGTCCGCGCCTTCACCACCGGCGGTTACGCCGACCTGCGCCAGGTGCACGCCTGGAACCAGGACTTCGTGAGGTCCTCGCCCTCCGGCCAGCGCTACGAGGCCCTGGCCCGAGAGATCGACAACGCGCTGAACTTCATGAAGGCGTGCGGCACGGATCCGGCGGAGTTCAAGGCGGTCGAGTTCTACTCCTCGCACGAGGGGCTGCTGCTGGACTACGAGTCGGCCCTCACCCGTACCGACTCGCGCACCGGCGAGCTGTACGACACCTCCGGCCACATGGTCTGGATCGGTGAGCGCACCCGCCAGATGGACGGCGCGCACATCGAGTTCGCCTCGAAGATCCGCAACCCCATCGGGGTCAAGCTCGGCCCGACGACCACCGTCGACGAGGCCCTCGGCTACATCGACCGGCTGGACCCCGACCGGGAGCCCGGCCGGCTGACCTTCATCGTCCGGATGGGCGCCGACAAGGTCCGCGACAAGCTCCCCCAGCTCGTCGAGAAGGTCACCGCCTCCGGCGCCACCGTGGTGTGGGTGACCGACCCGATGCACGGCAACACCTTCGAGGCCGCCTCCGGCCACAAGACGCGCCGTTTCGACGACGTGCTGGACGAGGTCAAGGGCTTCTTCGAGGTGCACAAGGGCCTGGGCACGCACCCGGGCGGCATCCATGTCGAGCTGACCGGTGACGATGTCACCGAGTGCGTCGGCGGCGGCCACGAGATCTTCGTGGACGACCTGCACCAGCGGTACGAGACGGCCTGCGACCCGCGCCTGAACCGCAGCCAGTCCCTCGACCTGGCCTTCCTCGTCGCCGAGATGTACCGCGACCAGTAG
- a CDS encoding anthranilate synthase family protein: MSDRVTDLVRRLLQDDCPPFALLRRRTPGHDHDIVELLIGGVREAERLADLPVGEAPSLALVPFRQIAERGFDVRDDGTPLSVLVADETYELPLDEVLAQLPRHEVRVENGGFDVPDEAYAGIVRRVIEDEIGQGEGANFVIRRNFLGEIPGFGRADALALFRRLLAGERGAYWTFVVHTGDRTLVGASPEVHVRMSGGTVVMNPISGTYRYPAEGPTPESLLAFLGDRKETEELSMVVDEELKMMCTVGDMGGVVVGPRLKEMAHLAHTEYELRGKSSLDVREVLRETMFAATVTGSPVQNACRVIERYEPGGRGYYAGALALLRRDAGGTQTLDSPILIRTADISADGRLKVPVGATLVRHSDPESEVAETHAKAAGVLTALGVRPGRPREEAARPRLASDPRVQAALDDRRGGLAPFWLRMQERTRERAGHALVVDGEDTFTAMLAHLLRSAGLEVSVRRYDEPGLREDVRAHRGPVVLGPGPGDPGDLTDPKMRLLRGFAAELVRDHRHGLLGVCLGHELIAAELGMDVVRKAVPYQGAQTRIELFGRPETVGFYNSFTARCDGASAAELAAHGIEVSRDEATGELHALRGEGFASVQFHPESVLTIRGAAIVSELLAGLPVLS; the protein is encoded by the coding sequence ATGTCCGACCGTGTCACCGACCTCGTCCGCCGACTGCTCCAGGACGACTGCCCGCCGTTCGCACTGCTGCGCCGCCGCACTCCCGGCCATGACCACGACATCGTCGAGCTGCTGATCGGCGGGGTGCGGGAGGCGGAGCGGCTGGCCGACCTGCCGGTGGGCGAGGCGCCCTCGCTCGCCCTGGTGCCGTTCCGGCAGATCGCCGAGCGCGGTTTCGATGTCCGCGACGACGGGACCCCGCTGTCCGTGCTGGTCGCGGACGAGACGTACGAGCTGCCGCTGGACGAGGTCCTCGCCCAGCTGCCCCGCCATGAGGTGCGGGTCGAGAACGGGGGCTTCGACGTTCCCGACGAGGCGTACGCGGGGATCGTCCGGCGGGTCATCGAGGACGAGATCGGGCAGGGCGAGGGCGCGAACTTCGTGATCCGGCGGAACTTCCTGGGCGAGATCCCGGGATTCGGACGGGCGGACGCGCTGGCGCTGTTCCGGCGGCTGCTGGCCGGTGAGCGGGGGGCGTACTGGACGTTCGTCGTCCACACCGGGGACCGGACACTGGTCGGAGCCAGCCCCGAGGTGCATGTCCGGATGTCCGGCGGGACGGTCGTGATGAACCCGATCAGCGGGACCTACCGCTACCCGGCCGAGGGCCCCACCCCCGAGAGCCTGCTGGCCTTCCTCGGCGACCGCAAGGAGACCGAGGAACTCTCCATGGTGGTCGACGAGGAACTGAAGATGATGTGCACCGTCGGCGACATGGGCGGGGTGGTGGTCGGCCCCCGGCTGAAGGAGATGGCCCACCTCGCGCACACCGAGTACGAGCTGCGGGGCAAGTCCTCCCTGGACGTCCGGGAGGTGCTGCGGGAGACCATGTTCGCGGCGACGGTCACGGGCTCGCCCGTGCAGAACGCCTGCCGCGTCATCGAGCGGTACGAGCCCGGCGGCCGGGGCTACTACGCGGGCGCGCTGGCCCTGCTGCGCCGGGACGCGGGCGGGACACAGACCCTGGACTCGCCGATCCTGATCAGGACCGCGGACATCTCGGCCGACGGACGGCTGAAGGTGCCGGTCGGCGCCACGCTCGTACGCCACTCGGACCCGGAGAGCGAGGTCGCCGAGACGCATGCGAAGGCGGCCGGGGTACTGACGGCGCTGGGGGTACGGCCGGGGCGGCCGCGGGAGGAGGCGGCCCGGCCACGGCTGGCGTCCGATCCGCGGGTGCAGGCGGCGCTGGACGACCGGCGCGGCGGGCTCGCGCCCTTCTGGCTGCGGATGCAGGAGCGCACGCGGGAGCGCGCCGGCCATGCGCTGGTGGTGGACGGCGAGGACACCTTCACCGCGATGCTGGCCCATCTGCTGCGCTCCGCGGGGCTGGAGGTGTCGGTGCGCCGGTACGACGAGCCGGGGCTTCGGGAGGACGTACGGGCGCACCGCGGGCCGGTCGTGCTGGGCCCCGGTCCCGGCGACCCGGGCGATCTCACGGACCCGAAGATGCGGCTGCTGCGCGGGTTCGCGGCCGAGCTGGTGCGCGATCACCGGCACGGGCTGCTGGGGGTCTGCCTGGGTCATGAGCTGATCGCGGCCGAGCTGGGGATGGACGTCGTGCGCAAGGCCGTGCCGTACCAGGGCGCGCAGACCCGGATCGAGCTGTTCGGCCGGCCGGAGACGGTCGGCTTCTACAACAGCTTCACCGCGCGCTGCGACGGGGCGAGCGCCGCCGAACTGGCCGCGCACGGCATCGAGGTGAGCCGGGACGAGGCCACGGGCGAGCTGCACGCGCTGCGCGGGGAGGGCTTCGCCTCGGTGCAGTTCCACCCGGAGTCGGTGCTCACGATCCGCGGGGCCGCGATCGTGTCCGAGCTGCTGGCGGGGCTGCCGGTCCTCAGCTGA
- a CDS encoding trp operon leader peptide, which produces MFAQQTRISIQNWWWTAHPAAR; this is translated from the coding sequence ATGTTCGCGCAGCAGACCCGTATCTCCATCCAGAACTGGTGGTGGACCGCTCATCCGGCGGCCCGCTGA
- a CDS encoding MacS family sensor histidine kinase — protein MARRERVVRMSVEQPLWRALTAYRVLTMIYAVLLSVFGQDKYERPWVAVAFLVVMVLWTLFTLPKVAGAVSCTKRFLGVDLVVALSGILLTPLADFDAQHVDGPTLPSIWTAGSVLAFAIKGGWRWAAFASTFVAVANIIERGHPSRDTFHNVLLVWVASIAIGYVVEVARASERTLARALEIEAATRERERLARDIHDSVLQVLAMVQRRGSAIGGEAAELGRMAGEQEIALRTLVSSGLVPTSRLSEDAAEGAVVRTVEVDDDREAERSGRAEACDLRALLAPHAGSRTSFAEPGAPVLLPPGAARELAAAVSAALDNVRVHAGQDAHAWILVEDEPDEVIVTVRDDGPGIPEGRLAQAEGEGRLGVALSIRGRLRDLGGTAELISVPGQGTEVELKVPKVSRGKAESAG, from the coding sequence ATGGCCAGGCGCGAGCGTGTCGTACGGATGTCGGTCGAGCAGCCGCTGTGGCGTGCGCTGACCGCGTACCGCGTACTGACGATGATCTACGCGGTGCTGCTCTCGGTGTTCGGCCAAGACAAGTACGAACGGCCCTGGGTGGCCGTCGCCTTCCTGGTGGTCATGGTGCTGTGGACGCTGTTCACCCTGCCCAAGGTCGCGGGCGCGGTGAGCTGCACCAAGCGCTTCCTGGGCGTGGACCTCGTCGTCGCCCTCTCCGGGATCCTGCTCACCCCGCTCGCCGACTTCGACGCCCAGCACGTCGACGGCCCGACGCTCCCGTCGATCTGGACGGCCGGTTCCGTGCTGGCCTTCGCGATCAAGGGCGGCTGGCGCTGGGCGGCCTTCGCCTCCACCTTCGTCGCCGTCGCCAACATCATCGAGCGCGGCCATCCCAGCCGGGACACCTTCCACAACGTCCTGCTGGTCTGGGTCGCCTCCATCGCCATCGGGTACGTCGTCGAGGTCGCCCGCGCCAGTGAACGCACCCTGGCCCGCGCCCTGGAGATCGAGGCCGCCACCCGCGAGCGGGAGCGCCTGGCCCGTGACATCCACGACAGCGTGCTCCAGGTCCTCGCCATGGTGCAGCGCCGGGGTTCGGCCATCGGCGGCGAGGCCGCCGAACTCGGCCGGATGGCGGGGGAGCAGGAGATCGCCCTGCGCACGCTCGTCTCCAGCGGCCTGGTGCCCACCTCCCGGCTCTCCGAGGACGCCGCCGAGGGCGCCGTCGTCCGTACGGTCGAGGTCGACGACGACAGGGAGGCCGAGCGGTCCGGCCGGGCCGAGGCGTGCGATCTGCGTGCCCTGCTCGCCCCGCACGCGGGTTCCCGGACCAGCTTCGCCGAGCCGGGCGCTCCGGTGCTGCTGCCGCCTGGGGCCGCGCGGGAGCTCGCCGCCGCCGTCAGTGCCGCGCTGGACAATGTGCGGGTGCACGCGGGGCAGGACGCGCACGCCTGGATCCTGGTCGAGGACGAGCCGGACGAGGTGATCGTCACGGTCCGGGACGACGGACCCGGCATCCCGGAGGGGCGCCTGGCCCAGGCGGAGGGCGAGGGGCGGCTCGGGGTCGCCCTGTCCATCCGCGGCCGGCTGCGTGATCTCGGCGGCACGGCAGAGCTGATCTCCGTGCCGGGACAGGGCACCGAGGTCGAGTTGAAGGTTCCGAAGGTTTCCCGGGGGAAGGCAGAATCAGCCGGATGA
- the bfr gene encoding bacterioferritin — protein MQGDPEVIEYLNEQLTGELTAINQYWLHYRIQENNGWTKLAKYTRAESMDEMKHADRLTERILFLDALPNYQRLFHVRVGQTVTEMFQADRQVEVEAIDRLKRGIEVMRGKGDITSARIFEDILEDEEHHIDYLDTQLELIEKLGEPLYIAQLIEQPDS, from the coding sequence ATGCAGGGCGACCCGGAAGTCATCGAGTATCTCAACGAACAGCTCACGGGCGAGCTGACTGCCATCAACCAGTACTGGTTGCACTACCGAATCCAGGAAAACAACGGCTGGACAAAGCTTGCGAAGTACACGCGGGCGGAGTCCATGGACGAGATGAAGCACGCGGACCGGCTCACGGAACGCATTCTGTTCCTGGACGCGCTGCCCAACTATCAGCGGTTGTTCCATGTGCGGGTGGGACAGACGGTCACCGAGATGTTCCAGGCGGACCGGCAGGTCGAGGTGGAGGCGATCGACCGCCTCAAGCGCGGCATCGAGGTCATGCGCGGCAAGGGCGACATCACCTCGGCGCGGATCTTCGAGGACATCCTGGAGGACGAGGAGCACCACATCGACTACCTCGACACCCAGCTGGAACTCATCGAGAAGCTCGGGGAGCCGCTCTACATCGCGCAGCTCATCGAGCAGCCGGACAGCTGA
- a CDS encoding bacterioferritin-associated ferredoxin, with protein MYVCSCFGVTEQQVKQHADAGACTPRQIASACKAGTDCGGCVRRIQALLGRGECPRRELLEQRRDPAAGPVAAPVAMALPDVRLSDAA; from the coding sequence ATGTACGTCTGCTCGTGTTTCGGCGTTACGGAACAGCAGGTCAAGCAGCATGCGGACGCCGGGGCCTGCACGCCCCGCCAGATAGCCTCCGCCTGCAAGGCCGGCACCGACTGCGGCGGCTGCGTCCGCAGGATCCAGGCTCTCCTCGGGCGCGGCGAATGCCCGCGCCGGGAGCTGCTGGAACAGCGCCGGGATCCGGCCGCCGGTCCGGTCGCCGCACCGGTGGCCATGGCGCTGCCGGACGTCCGGCTCTCCGACGCCGCCTGA
- a CDS encoding 1-acyl-sn-glycerol-3-phosphate acyltransferase → MKFSIGGSLKLAFRPWVEGLENIPEHGPAILASNHLSFSDSFFLPAVLDRKVTFIAKAEYFTAPGVKGKLTAAFFKGVGQLPVDRSGARGAGEAAIRAGIQVVESGGLFGIYPEGTRSPDGRLYRGKPGGLARVALATGAPVIPVAMIDTEKIQPPGQVMPKLMRPGIRIGKPLDFSRYQGMDGDRFILRSVTDEVMYEIMKLSGQEYVDIYATAAKRRIADEAGQRAEDEKRAHKRGHGADEDGTERSGD, encoded by the coding sequence ATGAAGTTCTCCATCGGCGGCTCCCTGAAGCTCGCTTTCAGGCCGTGGGTGGAGGGCCTGGAGAACATCCCCGAGCACGGGCCGGCGATCCTCGCGAGCAACCATCTGTCGTTCTCCGACTCGTTCTTCCTGCCGGCCGTCCTGGACCGCAAGGTCACCTTCATCGCGAAGGCCGAGTACTTCACCGCGCCCGGGGTGAAGGGCAAGCTCACCGCCGCCTTCTTCAAGGGCGTCGGCCAGCTCCCGGTCGACCGCTCCGGTGCCCGGGGCGCCGGTGAGGCGGCCATCAGGGCGGGCATCCAGGTCGTCGAGAGCGGCGGCCTCTTCGGGATCTACCCCGAGGGCACCCGCTCGCCCGACGGACGGCTCTACCGCGGCAAGCCCGGCGGTCTGGCCCGGGTGGCACTGGCCACGGGAGCGCCCGTCATCCCGGTCGCGATGATCGACACGGAGAAGATCCAGCCGCCCGGCCAGGTGATGCCCAAGCTGATGCGGCCGGGCATCAGGATCGGCAAGCCGCTCGACTTCAGCCGCTACCAGGGCATGGACGGCGACCGGTTCATCCTGCGCTCGGTGACCGACGAGGTCATGTACGAGATCATGAAGCTCTCCGGCCAGGAGTACGTGGACATCTACGCCACCGCCGCCAAGCGCCGGATCGCCGACGAGGCCGGACAGCGGGCCGAGGACGAGAAGCGCGCGCACAAGCGGGGGCACGGGGCGGACGAGGACGGAACGGAACGGTCCGGCGACTAG
- a CDS encoding endonuclease/exonuclease/phosphatase family protein, with protein MVMTPLPDSRTEPDGSAVVRVLTYNVRSMRDDTAALARVIRACAPDLVFVQEAPRFFRWRKAAARLAKRSGLVVLGGGATAAGPMLLCSLRATVERTEDILLPRTPGLHRRGFATAVVRIAGTRIGVLSCHLSLQREERLTQSELLLRQLEAMDVPHAVAAGDLNDVPTGKAFRHLAGRLQDCWAVAPWGGELTFTPEDPRRRIDAVFATHGIEVLGCGVPAGLPGIDEADLRAATDHLPVLAALRVPASGPGPA; from the coding sequence ATGGTCATGACGCCGTTGCCCGACTCCCGCACCGAGCCGGACGGTTCGGCCGTCGTCCGGGTGCTCACCTACAACGTCCGCTCGATGCGCGACGACACCGCGGCGCTCGCCCGGGTCATCCGCGCCTGCGCCCCCGACCTGGTCTTCGTCCAGGAGGCCCCGCGCTTCTTCCGCTGGCGCAAGGCGGCCGCCCGGCTCGCCAAGCGCAGCGGTCTCGTGGTCCTCGGCGGCGGCGCCACCGCGGCCGGGCCGATGCTGCTGTGCTCGCTGCGGGCCACGGTCGAGCGCACCGAGGACATCCTGCTGCCCCGCACCCCCGGGCTGCACCGCAGGGGCTTCGCCACGGCGGTGGTACGGATCGCCGGCACCCGGATCGGTGTGCTGAGCTGCCATCTGAGCCTCCAGCGCGAGGAGCGCCTGACCCAGAGCGAACTGCTGCTGCGGCAACTGGAGGCGATGGACGTGCCGCACGCCGTGGCGGCGGGCGACCTCAACGACGTACCGACCGGGAAGGCGTTCCGGCACCTGGCCGGGCGGCTCCAGGACTGCTGGGCCGTGGCGCCGTGGGGCGGCGAGCTCACCTTCACCCCCGAGGACCCGCGACGCCGTATCGACGCGGTCTTCGCGACGCACGGCATCGAGGTCCTCGGCTGCGGCGTCCCGGCGGGGCTGCCCGGCATCGACGAGGCCGACCTGCGGGCCGCCACGGACCACCTGCCCGTGCTGGCGGCGCTGAGGGTGCCCGCGTCCGGCCCGGGGCCCGCCTGA
- a CDS encoding sulfite oxidase-like oxidoreductase, with translation MGQPESREYRESEQSELPPGQRLQRGWPVTHYGPVPKFKPDRWEFRVFGATADGDKHCWNHQDFSALPFSSVVADLHCVTKFSMLGAEWGGVLARNVVELAPPAPDVTHVMVWAEYGFSSNLRLADFVSDRTLFATHKDGELLTAEHGFPLRLVVPHLYAWKGPKWVRGIEYMTADRRGFWEERGYHNIGDPWSEQRYSYQEEPGDGPEL, from the coding sequence ATGGGTCAGCCGGAAAGCCGGGAATACCGCGAATCAGAGCAGTCCGAGCTTCCGCCGGGTCAGCGGCTGCAGCGCGGCTGGCCGGTAACCCATTACGGGCCTGTTCCCAAGTTCAAACCCGACCGCTGGGAATTCCGGGTCTTCGGGGCCACGGCGGACGGTGACAAACACTGCTGGAATCACCAGGATTTCTCGGCGCTGCCGTTCTCCTCGGTCGTCGCCGACCTGCACTGCGTGACGAAATTCAGCATGCTCGGCGCCGAATGGGGCGGGGTGCTCGCCAGGAACGTCGTCGAACTCGCGCCGCCCGCGCCCGACGTCACCCATGTGATGGTCTGGGCGGAGTACGGCTTCTCCTCGAATCTGCGGCTCGCCGACTTCGTCTCGGACCGCACACTGTTCGCCACCCACAAGGACGGCGAACTCCTCACCGCCGAGCACGGCTTCCCGCTGCGCCTGGTCGTTCCCCATCTGTACGCCTGGAAGGGCCCGAAGTGGGTCCGGGGCATCGAGTACATGACGGCCGACCGGCGCGGCTTCTGGGAGGAGCGCGGCTACCACAACATCGGTGACCCCTGGAGCGAGCAGCGCTACTCCTACCAGGAGGAGCCCGGGGACGGCCCCGAACTCTGA
- a CDS encoding response regulator transcription factor: MSTHNERGGAERPIKVMVVDDHPMWRDAVARDLAESGFEVVATAGDGPQAVRRARAADPDVLVLDLNLPGMPGVQVCKELVGSHPGLRVLVLSASGEHADVLEAVKSGATGYLLKSASTQELTDAVRSTAAGDPVFTPGLAGLVLGEYRRLASDPAPVASDEPKAPRLTERETEVLRLVAKGLSYKQIAERLVISHRTVQNHVQNTLGKLQLHNRVELVRYAIERGLDDA; this comes from the coding sequence ATGAGTACGCACAACGAGCGGGGCGGCGCGGAGCGGCCCATCAAGGTGATGGTGGTCGACGACCACCCGATGTGGCGCGACGCGGTGGCCCGCGATCTCGCGGAGTCCGGCTTCGAGGTCGTGGCGACCGCCGGGGACGGCCCGCAGGCCGTACGCCGCGCCAGGGCCGCGGATCCCGACGTCCTCGTCCTGGACCTGAACCTGCCCGGGATGCCGGGTGTCCAGGTCTGCAAGGAACTGGTCGGCTCCCACCCGGGGCTGCGTGTCCTGGTGCTCTCCGCGAGCGGTGAGCACGCCGATGTGCTGGAGGCGGTGAAGTCCGGCGCCACCGGCTATCTGCTGAAGTCCGCCTCCACCCAGGAGCTGACCGACGCCGTCCGCTCCACCGCCGCGGGCGACCCGGTCTTCACCCCCGGCCTCGCCGGGCTCGTCCTCGGCGAGTACCGCAGGCTGGCCTCCGACCCCGCCCCGGTCGCCTCCGACGAACCGAAGGCCCCGCGGCTCACCGAGCGCGAGACGGAGGTGCTGCGGCTGGTCGCCAAGGGACTCTCGTACAAGCAGATCGCCGAACGGCTGGTCATCTCGCACCGCACCGTGCAGAACCACGTCCAGAACACCCTCGGCAAGCTCCAGCTGCACAACAGGGTGGAGCTCGTGCGGTACGCCATTGAGCGCGGGCTCGACGACGCCTGA